The following proteins are encoded in a genomic region of Oncorhynchus keta strain PuntledgeMale-10-30-2019 chromosome 8, Oket_V2, whole genome shotgun sequence:
- the LOC118386803 gene encoding histone deacetylase 2 produces MAYTVAGGTKKKVCYYYDGDIGNYYYGQGHPMKPHRIRMTHNLLLNYGLYRKMEIYRPHKATAEEITKYHSDDYIQFLQSIRPDNMSEYSKQMQRFNVGEDCPVFDGLFEFCQLSTGGSTAGSVKLNRQQTDIAVNWAGGLHHAKKSEASGFCYVNDIVLAILELLKYHQRVLYVDIDIHHGDGVEEAFYTTDRVMTVSFHKYGEYFPGTGDLRDIGAGKGKYYAVNFPLRDGVDDESYELIFKPVMAKVMEMYQPSAVVLQCGADSLSGDRLGCFNLTIRGHAKCVEYIKSFNLPLLMLGGGGYTIRNVARCWTYETAVALDTEIPDELPYNDYFEYFGPDFKLHISPSNMTNQNTLEYMDKIKQRLFENLRMLPHAPGVQMQTAPEDAITDDTVDEDAEDPDKRMSIRASDKRIACDEEFSDSEDEGEGGRRNEANHKKGTKRTRVEEGDKEKVEVEKSKETSTELT; encoded by the exons ATGGCTTACACCGTTGCAGGTGGAACCAAGAAGAAAGTCTGCTACTACTATGACG GTGACATTGGCAATTACTATTATGGCCAAGGGCATCCCATGAAACCACACCGAATTCGAATGACCCACAACCTACTGTTGAACTATGGACTGTACAGAAAAATGGAAATATAT AGACCACACAAAGCCACTGCAGAGGAAATTACCAAATACCACAGTGACGATTACATCCAGTTCCTCCAATCCATACGACCAGACAACATGTCAGAGTACAGCAAGCAAATGCAGCGGT TTAATGTTGGTGAGGATTGTCCTGTATTTGATGGGTTGTTTGAGTTCTGCCAGTTGTCTACTGGTGGCTCTACTG CGGGATCGGTGAAACTCAACAGGCAGCAGACGGACATTGCGGTGAACTGGGCCGGGGGACTCCACCACGCTAAGAAGTCTGAGGCCTCTGGCTTTTGTTACGTCAATGACATTGTGTTGGCCATTCTAGAGCTCCTCAA GTACCATCAGAGGGTACTGTACGTAGATATTGACATCCACCATGGGGATGGTGTAGAGGAAGCCTTCTACACCACAGACAGGGTCATGACTGTGTCCTTCCACAAATACGGAGAGTACTTCCCCGGGACTGGAGACCTCAGG GATATTGGTGCAGGAAAAGGCAAATACTACGCTGTCAACTTCCCCCTGAGGGACGGCGTTGACGATGAGTCGTATGAGCTGATCTTCAAGCCT GTGATGGCCAAGGTAATGGAGATGTACCAGCCCAGTGCAGTGGTTCTGCAATGTGGAGCAGACTCCCTCTCAGGAGACCGACTGGGCTGCTTCAACCTTACCATCCGCG GCCATGCTAAGTGTGTTGAGTACATTAAGTCGTTCAACCTTCCCCTACTAATGCTGGGTGGCGGAGGCTACACCATCCGCAACGTGGCCCGCTGCTGGACCTACGAGACTGCCGTGGCTCTGGATACTGAGATCCCTGACG aactGCCATACAATGATTACTTTGAGTACTTTGGGCCTGACTTCAAGTTGCACATCAGCCCATCCAACATGACCAACCAGAACACGTTGGAGTACATGGATAAGATCAA GCAGCGTCTGTTTGAGAACTTGCGGATGCTACCTCACGCCCCGGGAGTGCAGATGCAGACGGCCCCTGAAGACGCCATCACTGACGATACGGTGGATGAGGATGCAGAGGACCCCGACAAACGCATGTCCA TCCGTGCTTCAGACAAGAGGATAGCCTGCGACGAGGAGTTCTCCGACTCTGAGgacgagggagagggaggaaggaggaacgAAGCCAATCACAAGAAAGGAACAAAACGGACTCGAGTTgaggagggagacaaagagaaagtTG AGGTGGAGAAATCGAAGGAAACAAGCACTGAACTGACATAA
- the LOC118386804 gene encoding myristoylated alanine-rich C-kinase substrate-like: MGAQFSKTAAKGETTVEKPGEAAASPTKTNGQENGHVKVNGDASPAAAEAGKDEVHANGSATAEEAPKAEAATAEAAPSAAVEGEKAENAEAVSPAAEGEAAKPEEGATPSTSNETPKKKKKRFSFKKSFKLSGFSFKKTKKETGDGAEGEEAAASTDEAKDEAAEAPEATAEGEAKTAEGEAKPAGAGEEAKEAASPTEAKPEETAAAPAEEAKAAATEEPKAEEKPAEPAAEAPKTEEAVPATEVASSPVAPAAAEATAE, from the exons ATGGGAGCGCAATTCTCCAAGACAGCTGCAAAAGGCGAAACCACGGTTGAAAAGCCAGGAGAGGCTGCCGCTTCACCAACCAAGACCAATGGACAG GAAAATGGCCATGTGAAAGTGAACGGGGATGCCTCTCCTGCGGCTGCAGAGGCAGGCAAAGACGAGGTGCATGCCAATGGTAGTGCCACGGCTGAGGAGGCTCCAAAAGCGGAGGCTGCAACTGCAGAGGCTGCACCCTCAGCAGCAGTAGAAGGGGAAAAGGCAGAGAATGCAGAGGCTGTGTCTCCAGCAGCTGAGGGTGAGGCAGCTAAACCGGAGGAGGGTGCCACACCTTCAACCAGCAACGAGACccccaaaaagaagaagaagcgcTTCTCCTTCAAAAAGTCCTTCAAGCTTAGCGGTTTCTCCTTCAAAAAGACCAAAAAGGAGACAGGCGATGGGGCAGAGGGTGAGGAGGCCGCTGCATCCACCGATGAGGCCAAGGATGAGGCAGCCGAGGCCCCAGAGGCCACTGCCGAGGGGGAAGCCAAGACTGCGGAGGGAGAGGCCAAGCCTGCCGGTGCTGGGGAGGAAGCTAAGGAAGCAGCAAGCCCCACAGAGGCCAAGCCTGAGGAAACAGCAGCAGCACCCGCTGAGGAGGCCAAGGCAGCTGCCACCGAGGAGCCAAAAGCAGAGGAGAAGCCAGCGGAGCCTGCTGCGGAGGCACCCAAAACGGAGGAGGCTGTACCTGCAACAGAGGTCGCATCCAGTCCAGTGGCCCCCGCTGCCGCAGAGGCCACCGCTGAGTAA